Proteins encoded together in one Stigmatella aurantiaca window:
- a CDS encoding AgmX/PglI C-terminal domain-containing protein → MASPQPQHSKVLRVGLIQGGRILDERHVQREDITIGHDGKNTLILPPHDDLPAKFALFENRNNQYQLVFDDTMQGRVHQGKDDLDLARARQQGLAQERGSVYVLPLEDTARGKVEVGGVTLFFQFMPPQETEKPALPPGVKGGAWKTMDRAFFGILAASLLLHMAWGVFIVSSAPPVEPELSLDELEDRFVRAEIIPQQRLQEQPVAEAAPASNDEAAEKPAEKKPPTEAKPESARPANSAQQRAELAKKVSSKGLLKILGSSGGGSGSAFADILGSGTGGNEIAEALAGAGGVGVATTESLAAGGPKGGGTGNVASIGEVGTRGGGNVDLGTKKEVAVVGRVRDAAPEVDSSDVDREALSRYVKARLKAIQNCYEKELKRNPNLKGKVVVRFNIKPSGRTSDIDVEENTLGNEAVGSCIRTVIRSWVFPFKPDDEVPVAYPFVFSPAG, encoded by the coding sequence ATGGCGTCTCCTCAGCCTCAGCACAGCAAGGTGTTGCGCGTCGGCCTCATCCAGGGCGGCCGCATTCTCGACGAGCGGCACGTCCAGCGTGAGGACATCACCATCGGGCACGATGGGAAGAACACCCTCATCCTGCCGCCGCACGACGACCTGCCCGCGAAGTTCGCCCTCTTCGAGAACCGCAACAACCAGTACCAACTGGTGTTCGACGACACGATGCAGGGCCGGGTCCACCAGGGCAAGGACGACCTGGACCTCGCCCGGGCGCGCCAGCAGGGGCTCGCGCAGGAGCGCGGCAGCGTCTACGTGCTGCCCTTGGAGGACACCGCGCGCGGCAAGGTGGAGGTGGGCGGCGTCACCCTCTTCTTCCAGTTCATGCCCCCGCAGGAGACGGAGAAGCCCGCGCTTCCCCCCGGCGTGAAGGGGGGCGCCTGGAAGACGATGGACCGCGCCTTCTTCGGCATCCTCGCCGCCTCGCTCCTCCTGCACATGGCGTGGGGCGTCTTCATCGTCTCCTCGGCCCCCCCGGTCGAGCCCGAGCTGTCGCTGGACGAGCTGGAGGACCGCTTCGTCCGGGCGGAAATCATCCCCCAGCAGCGCCTCCAGGAGCAGCCGGTGGCCGAGGCGGCCCCGGCGTCCAACGACGAGGCGGCCGAGAAGCCCGCCGAGAAGAAGCCTCCCACGGAGGCCAAGCCCGAGTCCGCCCGCCCCGCGAACTCCGCCCAGCAGCGCGCGGAGCTCGCCAAGAAGGTCTCCAGCAAGGGCCTGCTGAAAATCCTCGGCTCCTCGGGAGGAGGCAGCGGCAGCGCGTTCGCGGACATCCTCGGCAGCGGCACCGGCGGCAATGAAATCGCCGAGGCGCTGGCGGGCGCGGGCGGCGTGGGCGTGGCCACCACGGAGTCCCTGGCGGCCGGCGGCCCCAAGGGCGGCGGCACCGGCAACGTGGCGAGCATCGGCGAGGTGGGCACGCGCGGCGGCGGGAACGTGGACCTGGGCACCAAGAAAGAGGTGGCGGTGGTGGGCCGGGTGAGGGACGCGGCCCCCGAGGTGGACAGCTCGGACGTGGACCGGGAGGCCCTGTCGCGCTACGTGAAGGCGCGCCTGAAGGCCATCCAGAACTGCTACGAGAAGGAGCTCAAGCGCAATCCCAACCTCAAGGGCAAGGTGGTGGTGCGCTTCAACATCAAGCCCTCGGGCCGCACGAGCGACATCGACGTGGAGGAGAACACGCTGGGCAACGAGGCGGTGGGCAGCTGCATCCGCACCGTCATCCGCAGCTGGGTCTTCCCCTTCAAGCCGGACGACGAAGTCCCCGTGGCCTACCCGTTTGTCTTCTCCCCCGCGGGCTAG